Genomic DNA from Pseudomonadota bacterium:
TTAGCCATTTTGGTTGGCAAATCAAAATCTTTTTTATGTGGCAATGTGTATGTATACACTATGCGTTTTCTTGGCTTTGTATTAGGTGGTTTAGCATTTGCTCTATTTTTTGACGGTCTAAAACTATTGGGAATAATAAAGGGCTAACTAATATTGTTAGTAACAGTTTAGTCCCCATATTTTACACGATTATTCATGGCATCAGCTTGAATTATTGTAAAGTGCAGGCTGAGCTGTCGGAGTGTCGGCTGTGAGAAGGATTTGCAGGAATTGTCTTGGGTGAACACCCTGCCTTCTGGCGGTTTGTAATATGCTTGAAAGAATGCTATGGTTTTTTATGCCGCTTTCTGATCGGGTTCCAAAACATATTTTGCGGAAGATAACAAGGTGCCTTAGAGACTGTTCTGCATGATTGTTGGTAGGCGGTACACCGGGATGCCGGAGGAAAGTAAAAAGGAACTTTTGTTCCGGCCCTGTCAGATAAGCCCTCAATGTTTCTGCGGGTTCGAACGAAAGCGGATGTTTGCGGATGTTGGAAAGTTGTTTGATAAAGCGATTAGCGATTCCTTCCGCTGATTCCCAGGCTATATCATCGGAGTTTAACTTCCTTGCTGTGTCACAGGCTTTTTTGAAAAAGGCTATGACCCGATCACAAAAGCGGTCTGTTGCAGTGTCTTTTTCGGCTTGCGGCAGTAATCCATGTTCTCGTTTGACTTCTTTGGCTTTTGTAATTATATGCGCCAGACAGGACTGCCATTGACTTCCAATACGATTATAGGCAGCATACCGGTCACGAATCAGGATGCCCTCAAAGTGTTCTCCGAAAATTGCTCTTGCCACGCTACCTGACCGATGTCTGTTTATGTGAAAATAAGCAAGTTTTTCATTTCCGGCACCAATGGTCATCTTTTCCAAGGCCGGTTTAAAAGCATCATCGTGGAAAACGACGCTT
This window encodes:
- a CDS encoding transposase, which translates into the protein MDIAGQPHEISVVFHDDAFKPALEKMTIGAGNEKLAYFHINRHRSGSVARAIFGEHFEGILIRDRYAAYNRIGSQWQSCLAHIITKAKEVKREHGLLPQAEKDTATDRFCDRVIAFFKKACDTARKLNSDDIAWESAEGIANRFIKQLSNIRKHPLSFEPAETLRAYLTGPEQKFLFTFLRHPGVPPTNNHAEQSLRHLVIFRKICFGTRSESGIKNHSILSSILQTARRQGVHPRQFLQILLTADTPTAQPALYNNSS